The Edwardsiella tarda ATCC 15947 = NBRC 105688 region ATGCTTAAGCGATCCATTGAGACGGCTGAAATAGCGCAGCGCCGTCAGCGACATGTTCTCCTTCACCGACATACCCAGCACCAAGCCATCACGTTTACGATCTTCCGAGATATAAACGATGCCGTTGGCCAATCCCTCTTGAGGCAAACGGATCTGCACGTCATGCCCTTCCAACGTGATCGAACCCTGGGTTCGTGGCAATGCGCCATACAGGATCTTCATCAGCTCAGTACGCCCGGCCCCCATCAATCCGGAGATGCCTAAGATCTCGCCGCTACGCAGGGTAAAGGAGACGGCATTCACGCCCGGGCCGGACAACTGCTCAACCTGTAAACGCAACGCCCCGGGAGCCTTATCCAGACGTGGATACTGCTCCTCCAGTTTGCGCCCAACCATCATTTCGATCAGTGTGTCTTCTGTCAGCTCGTCAACGGGCCGCTCGGCGATAAACTGACCGTCGCGGAATACCGTCACGTCATCGCAAATCTCAAAAATCTCTTTCAAGCGATGAGAGATATAGACGATGCCACGCCCCTGTGCCTTGAGTTCGCGGATCACACTGAACAGCGACTCGGTCTCCGTATCGGTCAACGCATCCGTCGGTTCATCCATGATGATCACCCGCGACTCGAAACTCAGAACCTTGGCGATCTCCACCATCTGCTGTTCACCGATAGACAACTCACCGACCAGACGATGGCTGCTATACCCTAGATTGAGACGTGCCAATAGCTTGTCGGCCTCAGCGTACATCTTTGTCCAGTCGATGCGCCCCCAGCGATTAGTAAACTCACGCCCTAAAAAGATATTCTCCGCAATGGTAAGCTGCGGAATGAGATTCAACTCTTGATGAATGATGCCGATGCCCGCCTCTTGAGAGGATTTCGGGCCACTAAACGCGGTCTCCTGTCCCAAGTAATGCAGCGAGCCGGCATCTTTCTGGTAGATCCCGGTCAGCACCTTCATCATGGTGGATTTGCCCGCACCATTTTCCCCCACCAGCGCCATCACGCGGCCGGGATACACATTCAATGACGCGCCGGATAACGCCTTCACGCCAGGAAAAGACTTATCGATTGCGTTTAACGCCAGTAACGGTTGCATAATGGCCTCAGAAGGTCACGCCGGCATACAGCAGTACATTGGCGTAGGGAGAGCATTCACCGCTACGGATGATCGCCTTACTCTCAGCGCTCAGCGTCTTAAACTGGCTATGCGTGACATAATCGATTTGAATGTCATTTCCCTGACGCCGACCTAACTGCTGTAGCCAATCCAGCAATTGCTGGTGGACGTCAGGATTGATCTGCGCCATCTCCTGCGCCACAACGGCACGCTCCACCTGCATTTCCGCCGTTACCGTCTCCACAACCTGCATAAAACGCGGAATATCATGGGTCAACGCCAGATCGATACGCGCCACCCGATCAGGGATCGGTAAACCCGCATCCCCGATGGCGACGCTATCCGTATGGCCAAGACGGGCGACTAACGCCGAAACCTCAGAATTCAGTACTGTGCCTTTTTTCATGACTCACTCCACCAGCGAAACGTTTCGCTCATCGGCTAAGTGTAAGGGGAGGGTGAGAACGAACCAAGGAAAAAATAAAAAAATGTGATCGCTATCGAAACGTTTCGAGGCAAAAGCGATTCAGCCAAAGCGCGGTTTCAATCAAAAAGGGCGCCCAATGGCGCCCTTTCGTAAGAAATCAGGTCGGGATACGACGTTAGATCTCGACCTGCGTCCCTAACTCGATCACCCGGTTAGGTGGGATCTCAAACTGATCGGCCGCTTGGAGCGCATTACGGCTCAAGGCCATAAATAGGCGACCACGAGCCTTGAGGTACCAGGGACGATGCCCCAACAGTAACGACTCATGCGACATGAAGAAGGAGGTTTCAATGATACGGCAGGGTAATCCCTCCAACCCACAGCGATGGAAAATTTCCTCGACGTTCGGCGTCTCTTTAAAACCGTAACTGGCTACGACACGCCAGAAGGTCGGCGAAAGTTGCTCCAGGGTCACTCGCCGCACATTATGCACGTAGGGGGCATCCTCGGTACGCAACGTCAACAGGATCACCCGTTCATGCAATACCTTGTTATGTTTTAGATTATGCAACATTGCCAAGGGGATAACATTCACCGCGCGCGACATATACACCGCCGTGCCAGGCACCCGTACCGGTGGTGACTTCTCCAGAGAGGCAATCATCGCCTCCAGAGAGTTACCGTGTTCATGCAAACGACGTAGTAAACGAAAACGCTCGCTCTTCCAGGTCGTCATGATGATAAACATCAGCAGACCCAAGGTCAGCGGCAACCAGCCGCCTGATAGGATCTTCATCGCGTTGGCGCTAAATAGCGGCACATCGAGGCACAACAACCCCAGCAGCAACACGGCCACGATGAAGCGGTTCCAGTGCCAGTTCTTCAATGCCACGGTACAAGAGAGCATGCTGGTCAGTACCATGGTACCGGTCACCGCAATACCATACGCCGCCGCTAGATTGCTAGAGCGCTCGAAGCCGATGATCACCAATACCACGCTGATGTACAACGCCCAGTTGATCGCCGGAATGTAGATCTGCCCGGCCTCCATATCCGAAGTATGGATGATACGCATCGGCGGCAGATAGCCTAAACGCACCGCCTGACGCGTCAGG contains the following coding sequences:
- the rbsA gene encoding ribose ABC transporter ATP-binding protein RbsA, with the translated sequence MQPLLALNAIDKSFPGVKALSGASLNVYPGRVMALVGENGAGKSTMMKVLTGIYQKDAGSLHYLGQETAFSGPKSSQEAGIGIIHQELNLIPQLTIAENIFLGREFTNRWGRIDWTKMYAEADKLLARLNLGYSSHRLVGELSIGEQQMVEIAKVLSFESRVIIMDEPTDALTDTETESLFSVIRELKAQGRGIVYISHRLKEIFEICDDVTVFRDGQFIAERPVDELTEDTLIEMMVGRKLEEQYPRLDKAPGALRLQVEQLSGPGVNAVSFTLRSGEILGISGLMGAGRTELMKILYGALPRTQGSITLEGHDVQIRLPQEGLANGIVYISEDRKRDGLVLGMSVKENMSLTALRYFSRLNGSLKHGEEQEAVSDFISLFNIKTPSMEQAIGLLSGGNQQKVAIARGLMTRPKVLILDEPTRGVDVGAKKEIYQLINQFKADGLSIILVSSEMPEVLGMSDRILVMHEGHLSGEFPIEQATQEVLMAAAVGKQYGVKQE
- the rbsD gene encoding D-ribose pyranase — encoded protein: MKKGTVLNSEVSALVARLGHTDSVAIGDAGLPIPDRVARIDLALTHDIPRFMQVVETVTAEMQVERAVVAQEMAQINPDVHQQLLDWLQQLGRRQGNDIQIDYVTHSQFKTLSAESKAIIRSGECSPYANVLLYAGVTF
- the kup gene encoding low affinity potassium transporter Kup; the encoded protein is MSTEQKRSLTTVTLAAIGVVYGDIGTSPLYTLRECFAGHYGFEVKPEIVFGFLSLIFWMQILIVSLKYLTFVMRADNAGEGGILTLMSLAGRNTTAKVTATLVILGLIGGSFFYGEVVITPAISVMSAIEGLEIAAPSLDPYIVPLSVLVLTVLFFIQKHGTGSIGRLFAPVMVLWFLSLAILGGRSILANPQVLHALDPRWAINFFVEYKSLAFFALGAVVLSITGVEALYADMGHFGKKPIRLAWFLFVIPSLMLNYFGQGALLLTDPTAIKNPFFLLAPDWALIPLLVLATLATVIASQAVISGVFSLTRQAVRLGYLPPMRIIHTSDMEAGQIYIPAINWALYISVVLVIIGFERSSNLAAAYGIAVTGTMVLTSMLSCTVALKNWHWNRFIVAVLLLGLLCLDVPLFSANAMKILSGGWLPLTLGLLMFIIMTTWKSERFRLLRRLHEHGNSLEAMIASLEKSPPVRVPGTAVYMSRAVNVIPLAMLHNLKHNKVLHERVILLTLRTEDAPYVHNVRRVTLEQLSPTFWRVVASYGFKETPNVEEIFHRCGLEGLPCRIIETSFFMSHESLLLGHRPWYLKARGRLFMALSRNALQAADQFEIPPNRVIELGTQVEI